The Pempheris klunzingeri isolate RE-2024b chromosome 15, fPemKlu1.hap1, whole genome shotgun sequence genome contains the following window.
ATTCACAAACACGAACTGCTGTTTACACCAGTTTTATAGCAGGACATTTCCAGACTCACATGCAGGTCAGTAGCAGtgttgtctgcttgtttttttatcCATCCGAGAAAATCTCAGTACAAATGTCTACAATTCGGCACATATCCTGCTCAGCACAAACCTCTGACTTGGATTATGATTCTATGTATGTATTATATTCCACTCAGTTTTGTCATCGAGGAGTTTCAGCTTTACCTTCTCTCtaaaacgtgttttttttttttaatattgatacaTTTTGCAACTTTATTGTAACATAATGTCATCGTGTCTTTCTACAAACTTTAATATCAGAAACATGAGCTGCGATTTCCTTTTCTACGTCGTTAACCTTTAGCCTAGAATAAGTCGCTCCGTCCTTGGTGCACCGGTTTCTCTGTTGTGACCTGTTTATTTGGTGGGTCATTTTATTGCCGAATTTACTGAAAGGACCCAACAATTTATCGTGTGTAATCGGACTGCGAAGTTGTGGCTATTTCGTCGCCTGCTTGTAAAGCAAGTTTAAACTGTCAAAGTTTGAATGGAATTTGGCGTTAAGTACGTAAATAAGtatgtaaatttgtctccagctttgtaaaagtgtttctcgtattgtaaaattgttttgcatctcccggccaccgtagttAAAGCCCAGTCTCACCGCCGACAAGGGAGTTCTCCCAGTTTTGAGGCACAAGTatcacatgttgttgtatatgcatgcatgcattaacaaaatgtaacatttgTACACTGTTAAATACAATTTAAACCGACTGTATGAGGTTTATGTGTAAGTTCTATAAATGAGGAGGAGCACTGAGTGAGAACAGGTGTTTCCAACAGACCTGCTGAATTATATTTTACATCCTGGACAGTGAAACTGCACCACAGTGTTAATGCTGACACTGATAGATATTTAGtcactttgtgtattttgttgcaGTCAAAGGATCAACAGATTCTAACTTTCAGAAGAGATGACATCCCAGGTCAGACTGATGCTGCTGCCAAGTGCCCGATGTCTGTTTGACGAGCCTGTTCATGTGAAGGTGGCCGGGCTGAGGTCCAGACAGGTGGTCACCATGAGAGCCAGATCCACTGACGAGAGGGGAGTGACGTTCAGGTCCTCGGCCAGCTACAGGGCTGATGGGAGCGGGGAGATCGACCTGCAGAGAGACCCCTCTCTCAGTGGGAGCTACGTCGGGGTGGAACCCATGGGTCTGCTGTGGTCGATGAGGGCAGACACTCTGCACAAATACTTTTACAAGAACAAAGCGTTAGACCCCCACGTGGTGAAGATCTCTGtgcacgaggaggaggaggaggaggaggaggagggcaggatgCTGGTAGAAGTGATCAATGAGAGGTTTCTGCTTGGAGGCGGCGTCAGCCGGCTCCCCATCAAAGAGGGGAATATCCAGGGAGTCCTGTTTACTCCCCCAGGTCAGTGCTCTCTGTTGCTATAAATGTAGAACAACAGTATTTATTCTGCCACACGTCACTACcacaacaggcctttttcacagctgacattttgattCGTcatagaaagaaaacacacacacatgaagtcaAGCCGACCTATGGGTATCGGCtgctcttctgttttctgtcttaaaCTGTATTATACTTTGTTCCATCAAATAGTTATGAACCTGTGGTTATAGCTGTGGTTGTAGGAGTGACATCAGTTTATTGGCACTGCATCAAAAGGATGCACATTATGTAAGTTCCAGGATTTTCTCTGATCTGCTGTTGACATTTGCTCACACGTTCCAGGAGAAGGTCCGTTTCCTGCTGTGTTGGATCTGTGCACCTTTATGTCGGAGAAGAGAGCCTGTCTGCTGGCCAACAGGGGGTTTGTGGTTCTGGCTGTAGCGGTGATCAGTGATAAGTCCGACAACGTCAATGAGATGCACCTGGACTACTTTGAAGAAGCAGTGAATTTCTTACAACAACAGCCTAAAGTGAGTTGTGTCTTTTAAACACGGCAGCATGCAGTTACAAACCTTTGATTTTCAAAGTAAGACTTTACAAAGTAAGAGATGAGAAAGCTCTCGCTGACTGTCCTGTTACTTACAAGAAActttaatgaaaatacattttggtcTTTTGGTTCTTCTCAGGTGGGCAGTAAAGGAGTCGGCATAATATCACGATCAAAGGGAGGAGATGTTGCACTTTCACTTGCTGCTTTTGTACCAGCTGTTAAGGCCGTCGTGTGGATCAACGGCTGCAGCGCCAATGTGGCCATTCCTTTATACTACAGAAAACGCCACATCCTCTCACCATTACTGGTTGACATCAGCAAGGTGATTCCCACTGAGTCAGGGGCCGTCATTATCAAGTATGCTGTAAATGATCCGCTGGCAGAGGAGAACAAAGGCAGCCTGATCCCCATCGAAAAAGCAGAGGGACGTTTCCTCTTTGTGGCCTCAGAGGACGACCTCAACTGGGACAGCAAGGCTTACATGGAGATGATGGTGGAGAGACTTAAGCATCATGGGAAGGACAACTTTGAGACTGTGTGTTACCCCAGAGTGGGACACTTACTGGAGCCACCATACGGACCGTACTGCCCGTCGGCTTTACACGGGCTCCTTAACTTTCCTGTCCTGTGGGGGGGTGAGCCCAGCGCCCACGCAGCAGCCGAAGTCCACCTGTGGAAGAAGATCCAGGAGTTCCTCAGGTTTCACCTGAGCTGTGATGCTACACAGACTAAACCTAGACTATAGAAGAGTGAAATTAAAAAGCCTGACTTGAATACAGGATACCTTTTAACCttcagttaacctgcatgtctctggactgtgggaggaaggtggagaaccggagaaaacccacggggagaacatgcagactccacacagacaggctcCACCTGGCTGGCAAGttcaaatacagaaaacataaaattaccaaacaaatgaaaatggaaattctcaaatgaaataaagatgtcattaaaaatgtgaacagaaaaggggaaaacacCTTCAGAAAATTTCAAAAGTTGAAGAAACctttgagtttttcaaaaaacgTTCAACTTTAACCAAGTTGATAAGAAATTGTCTGGTGCTCAGCACAGgaaaacaacatgcaaaataaaaagtggtCTTTTTGGAAATTAGGAAGTGCCGCCTGAAGCAGGAACTTTAAATTAGCGCATCTATATTGGTTAGTATCACGGTGTGACATATCACAATAAAGAGGCAGAAACTTAATATAAAACATCTCACAACAAAACATCTCCATTCAATTCACATAGGCCTACTAATAAATGGTGGCAGATATGCcatgcagctgtttttaaatacaGCAGGCCTCATTGTCCTGCTGCTACGTGTTaatatggaaataaagaaatacaactTGACAACATTAAACTGCAGCTGGAGTTGAAAATTCAACCCACATTTGTTTAACTGAGGGCAGAACCAGGTCTGTACACAGTGTGAGCCTAAtctaaaaatatctttaaaaatgtacttttttagaaaacaaactTGGAAACGAAAGATCGTGACATCTAATATTGAACTGCGACACATGAGCTTCCTCATGCAGCTTGTTTTGGCACTGGGCAGGTGCATGGACGTACAAAGATGGCCGGTGTCTGGAAAGATGATTGTAAAGTTCTGGAAATGGGAAAGTGAGGAGTGTGTTGTGATGAGTGATGGATGACCATGTGATGCTTCTCATGACGGCCACGATAGCTTCAGAGGGGCGTTTCCAGACGTAGCCTACAGCGTTTTCAACTGTTATATATCACCACAGACTACAGGTGTATGTTACATGTCAGTTGTTGTGCACATTGTAAGATTTGTACTTGCATTTGTATTCATACCATGTGGCTGCCTTGTGAATTACACGCATGATCTAAGGAAAGTTTGAGCCTGTTCATCTTTTACTCAGATACTCCCATTTCAGGGCTTACAGATAAACAGAACACTGTGTTCCTGCAGATAAAATATTCAACAGTATCAAAGGTCCGTGAAGCAAAGGGGAACACAGAGttaatcattttcattaattcaGCATCACATCAAGTCACATTTTCTGACCTCTTCATTTCTGACGTTTCCTCTGGAAGGTGGAGgaagcaacagaaaaacaagacactTTATTCTTTCTAAACTAACCCTTCTGTCTCTAGTGTGTAAAAGGAGTCTCTTCAGTGACAAACTgtggaaataaaggaaaacaacCCGACAACGTGAAGCTGCACCCTGACTCGACACTTCAACCCACATTTCTGTTCTCTGAGAGCAGAAGCAGGTCTTTTCTTCAACAGGTATGGAGACATTTTATGGCTTCTATTGTAAACAGCTTGTTCTGATGTGAGTCTGTTCTCGCTTTTATTCTGTAAACTGAGACGCCACTCAGTCATTCATTGTAGCGCTTCTGAGCTGTGCAAGGTGACCAGTAACAACGACAGACAGGCGTCTTTAAAAAGAGGCAAAAACATGAGAACATTTCAAGTGTTGGATGTAAAACTTAATCATAGTGACACAATACATCGACGTCACTTTCTATAAGGTCATCAGGAGTTTGCAAAATAACTATTGCTTTTTGTCCAGGACACTGATCATATTGTTCTGTGCCAGTGTTGTGGTTTGTACCATTTCTGGGGTAATTTAACTATCAGAATGAAGAAAAAGCCAGTTTAGCTGATTCAGTCCCATTAGATAcaataattaatcaattcagaattattattaatcattcatttaataACTCGA
Protein-coding sequences here:
- the LOC139214435 gene encoding acyl-coenzyme A thioesterase 1-like, producing MTSQVRLMLLPSARCLFDEPVHVKVAGLRSRQVVTMRARSTDERGVTFRSSASYRADGSGEIDLQRDPSLSGSYVGVEPMGLLWSMRADTLHKYFYKNKALDPHVVKISVHEEEEEEEEEGRMLVEVINERFLLGGGVSRLPIKEGNIQGVLFTPPGEGPFPAVLDLCTFMSEKRACLLANRGFVVLAVAVISDKSDNVNEMHLDYFEEAVNFLQQQPKVGSKGVGIISRSKGGDVALSLAAFVPAVKAVVWINGCSANVAIPLYYRKRHILSPLLVDISKVIPTESGAVIIKYAVNDPLAEENKGSLIPIEKAEGRFLFVASEDDLNWDSKAYMEMMVERLKHHGKDNFETVCYPRVGHLLEPPYGPYCPSALHGLLNFPVLWGGEPSAHAAAEVHLWKKIQEFLRFHLSCDATQTKPRL